Proteins found in one Micromonospora sp. WMMD1082 genomic segment:
- a CDS encoding HAMP domain-containing sensor histidine kinase gives MAGWSLRTRLVVILVALLAVVSLAVGAITTAALRQFLISRVDQQLLFSPGGRPSAPWEPGPGNGPWGDVRVPRGFPAGTISAQIVDGRVTEAWTLVARQEQAVPLDEVAALVEVPVDGRPHSLGLGDRGSYRLVARQSAAGTVRVLGVPLSGVQETVWWLVAAQAGVTAAGLLVAGGAGALIVRATLRPLRRVAATAARVSELPLDRGEVALSERVPAADTDPRTEVGQVGSALNRMLGHVAAALAARQASETRVRQFVADASHELRTPLAAIRGYAEVARRGRDRVPPDVAHALRRVESESTRMTSLVDDLLLLARLDAGRPLAVEPVDLSALVVDAVSDAHVAGPEHRWRLDLPEAVIRVPGDPARLHQVLANLLANARVHTPSGSTVTTRLRLADGAVELSVTDDGPGVPPELRPEVFERFARGDSSRSRAHGSTGLGLAIVAAVVEAHHGTVSLDTRPGRTVFTVRLPDPTHPV, from the coding sequence CTGGCGGGCTGGTCGCTGCGGACCCGGCTGGTGGTCATCCTGGTCGCCCTGCTCGCCGTGGTCAGCCTGGCCGTCGGCGCGATCACCACGGCCGCGCTGCGGCAGTTCCTGATCTCCCGGGTGGACCAGCAGCTGCTCTTCAGCCCAGGCGGCCGGCCGAGCGCCCCGTGGGAGCCGGGGCCGGGCAACGGGCCGTGGGGCGACGTCCGGGTGCCGCGCGGCTTCCCGGCCGGCACGATCAGCGCGCAGATCGTCGACGGCCGGGTCACCGAGGCGTGGACGCTGGTCGCCCGCCAGGAACAGGCGGTACCGCTCGACGAGGTCGCCGCGCTGGTCGAGGTGCCCGTCGACGGCCGCCCGCACAGCCTCGGCCTCGGCGACCGGGGCAGCTACCGGCTGGTGGCCCGGCAGTCCGCCGCCGGGACCGTGCGGGTGCTGGGCGTGCCGCTGTCCGGGGTGCAGGAGACCGTCTGGTGGCTGGTGGCCGCGCAGGCCGGGGTGACCGCCGCCGGGTTGCTGGTGGCCGGCGGTGCCGGTGCGCTGATCGTCCGGGCCACCCTGCGCCCGTTGCGCCGCGTCGCGGCCACCGCCGCCCGGGTCAGCGAACTGCCCCTGGACCGGGGCGAGGTGGCGCTCTCCGAGCGGGTGCCGGCCGCCGACACCGATCCGCGTACCGAGGTCGGCCAGGTCGGCTCGGCGCTCAACCGGATGCTCGGGCACGTCGCCGCCGCGCTCGCCGCCCGGCAGGCCAGCGAGACGCGGGTACGCCAGTTCGTCGCCGACGCCAGCCACGAACTGCGTACGCCGCTGGCCGCGATCCGCGGCTACGCCGAGGTGGCGCGCCGCGGCCGGGACCGCGTCCCGCCCGACGTGGCGCACGCGCTGCGCCGGGTCGAGTCGGAGAGCACCCGGATGACCAGTCTCGTCGACGACCTGCTGCTGCTGGCCCGGCTGGACGCCGGCCGCCCCCTCGCGGTCGAGCCGGTCGACCTGAGCGCGCTGGTGGTGGACGCGGTCAGCGACGCGCACGTGGCCGGCCCGGAACACCGCTGGCGGCTGGACCTGCCCGAGGCGGTGATCCGCGTCCCCGGCGACCCCGCCCGGCTGCACCAGGTGCTGGCGAACCTGCTGGCCAACGCGCGGGTGCACACCCCGTCCGGCAGCACCGTCACCACCCGCCTGCGGCTGGCCGACGGCGCCGTCGAGCTGAGCGTCACCGACGACGGCCCCGGCGTGCCGCCCGAGCTGCGCCCCGAGGTCTTCGAACGGTTCGCCCGGGGCGACAGCTCCCGTTCCCGGGCGCACGGCAGCACCGGACTCGGCCTGGCCATCGTCGCCGCCGTGGTGGAGGCGCACCACGGCACCGTCTCGCTCGACACCCGCCCCGGCCGTACCGTGTTCACCGTCCGGCTGCCGGATCCCACCCACCCGGTTTGA